Proteins from a single region of Mytilus trossulus isolate FHL-02 chromosome 2, PNRI_Mtr1.1.1.hap1, whole genome shotgun sequence:
- the LOC134706400 gene encoding uncharacterized protein LOC134706400, with product MNIFIVFMNFIYYSVVLFSVNFVIGQNDTDTDPGTPHTRNRFETMRRRSRTQRINNIRSHVLSTLGFSSPPQIDENMKEEILRNLSISGVPYKAVSQQCYAGSCTLPSWIDEDLWNDPDTKTLRLFFDILPLEDSGTSILNATLKLHIKERTACRCFTEDNESGEEDSVRFTVFVSQFLKPLRRRNRVPRMRILDVKMVVVKRDKWISFNVKEAVEEWMQRRRRRHGLEVNVIDSQGFPIDAKAVFGNTDCLLPVDVECQDTSLPVAVQKSLNFSTSPVLEVFTETRPNIQFREKRDIATIMQPFTEETRNDSNLFKESTFLKRLRGMSNCESEDCENTEAAPVPDEQT from the exons atgaacatttttatagtATTCATGAACTTTATATAttattctgttgttttgttttctgtaaatttCGTGATTGGTCAGAATGACACGGACACTGACCCTGGAACACCGCACACTAGAAACAGATTTGAAACTATGAGGAGAAG GTCAAGAACTCAGAGAATAAACAATATCAGAAGTCATGTATTGTCTACCCTTGGTTTCTCATCACCTCCTCAGATAGACGAAAACATGAAGGAAGAAATTTTGAGAAATCTAAGTATATCAGGAGTTCCTTATAAGGCTGTATCACAGCAGTGCTATGCTGGATCAT GTACATTACCAAGTTGGATTGATGAAGATTTATGGAATGACCCAGACACGAAGACTTTACGacttttctttgatattttgcCGCTAGAAGACAGTGGAACAAGTATACTAAATGCTACCTTAAAGCTCCACATCAAAGAAAGAACAG caTGTCGTTGTTTTACGGAAGACAATGAGTCAGGAGAAGAGGACAGCGTTCGATTTACCGTCTTTGTCAGTCAGTTTCTCAAACCACTAAGACGCAGAAATCGGg tACCACGAATGAGAATTCTCGATGTGAAAATGGTCGTGGTTAAAAGAGATAAGTGGATAAGCTTCAATGTCAAAGAAGCTGTAGAAGAATGGATGCAGCGACGGAGGCGACGACATGGACTAGAAGTCAACGTCATTGACTCTCAAGGATTCCCGATTGATGCCAAAGCTGTGTTTGGAAATACAGACTGCTTGCTGCCAGTTG atGTTGAATGCCAAGACACTAGTTTACCAGTAGCTGTACAAAAAAGTCTGAATTTTAGCACATCCCCAGTGTTGGAAGTTTTTACCGAAACCAGACCTAATATACAATTTAGGGAAAAACGAGATATTGCAACCATTATGCAGCCGTTCACAGAGGAAACCAGAAACGATAGTAACCTTTTCAAAGAAAGTACCTTTCTTAAACGATTACGAGGGATGTCAAACTGTGAAAGTGAGGATTGTGAAAATACAGAGGCAG CACCAGTACCTGATGAACAGACTTAG
- the LOC134708592 gene encoding protein LIAT1-like: MRETVRPHRHIRCVIPRDHIDKSDCETAEVSDVLDHIHISNLYTDPQRHIECAEGGFHHLSNAEEGFHHLPNAEEGFHHLSNAKEGFHHLPNAIEGFHHLPNAKEGFHHLPNAIEEFHHLPNAKEGLHHLPNAKEGFHHLPNAKEGFHHLPNAIEGFHHLPNALEGFHHLPNAKIEFHHLPNAIEEFQNFPKAEGIHDISKAAEGLHNISKSEEGFQNISKAEEGFQNLSKAEGFTIIQGQNFAILQKKGFKALKAEGGFHHLSNAEEGFHHLPNAEEGFHHLSNAKEGFHHLPNAEEGFHHLPNAIEGFHHLPNALEGFHHLPNAKIEFHHLPNAIEEFQNFPKAEGIHDISKAAEGFVSQSF, from the exons ATGCGTGAAACAGTGAGACCACATAGACATATCAGATGTGTAATACCCAGAGACCACATAGATAAGTCAGATTGTGAGACCGCAGAAGTATCGGATGTTTTAGACCACATACATATATCCAATCTATACACTGATCCACAGAGACATATCGAATGT gCAGAAGGAGGATTTCATCATCTTTCAAATGCTGAAGAAGGATTTCATCATCTTCCAAATGCTGAAGAAGGATTTCATCATCTTTCAAATGCTAAAGAAGGATTTCATCATCTTCCAAATGCTATAGAAGGATTTCATCATCTTCCAAATGCTAAAGAAGGATTTCATCATCTTCCAAATGCTATAGAAGAATTTCATCATCTTCCAAATGCTAAAGAAGGACTTCATCATCTCCCAAATGCTAAAGAAGGATTTCATCATCTTCCAAATGCTAAAGAAGGATTTCATCATCTCCCAAATGCTATAGAAGGATTTCATCATCTCCCAAATGCTCTAGAAGGATTTCATCATCTTCCAAATGCTAAAATAGAATTTCATCATCTTCCAAATGCTATAGAAGAGTTTCAAAATTTTCCAAAGGCAGAAGGGATTCACGATATTTCAAAGGCAGCAGAAGGATTGCACAATATTTCGAAATCAGAAGAAgggtttcaaaatatttcaaaggcAGAAGAAGgatttcaaaatctttcaaaGGCAGAAGGGTTTACAATAATACAAGGGCAGAATTTCGCAATACTTCAAAAAAAGGGTTTCAAGGCTTTAAAA gCAGAAGGAGGATTTCATCATCTTTCAAATGCTGAAGAAGGATTTCATCATCTTCCAAATGCTGAAGAAGGATTTCATCATCTTTCAAATGCTAAAGAAGGATTTCATCATCTTCCAAATGCTGAAGAAGGATTTCATCATCTTCCAAATGCTATAGAAGGATTTCATCATCTCCCAAATGCTCTAGAAGGATTTCATCATCTTCCAAATGCTAAAATAGAATTTCATCATCTTCCAAATGCTATAGAAGAGTTTCAAAATTTTCCAAAGGCAGAAGGGATTCACGATATTTCAAAGGCAGCAGAAGGGTTTGTTTCACAATCTTTCTAA